A single window of Crassostrea angulata isolate pt1a10 chromosome 8, ASM2561291v2, whole genome shotgun sequence DNA harbors:
- the LOC128159545 gene encoding uncharacterized protein LOC128159545: protein MAKLTPFQKLKRAVSRLSVTSGSKFIQPDFEDSDIEFNANTYRPDFVSESRPDFASGSDKNYKNISQTSPPLFYSNDDLNFNYPSVVLNPHEASSSQAASFGGTTFPPFDRHEISRVPDPSDAPNANNVNNGFNAPDPSDAHNAPNASQASKTSNPPQNLPRTSQEYVIPENTAANSQTAGKGLLPRLRRREFWVI from the exons ATGGCCAAATTAACGCCGTTTCAAAAACTTAAAAGAGCTGTGTCGAGACTTTCGGTAACATCTGGCTCGAAATTTATTCAGCCTGATTTTGAAGATTCAGACATTGAATTTAACGCTAACACATATAGACCAGATTTCGTATCAGAATCGAGACCAGATTTTGCATCAGGATCGGACAAGAACTATAAAAACATTTCGCAAACTTCCCCGCCTTTGTTTTATTCTAATGATGATTTAAATTTCAACTATCCATCTGTGGTACTAAATCCACACGAGGCATCTTCATCCCAGGCGGCTTCCTTCGGAGGGACTACATTTCCGCCCTTCGATAGACACGAAATCAGCAGAGTCCCGGACCCGTCGGACGCACCGAACGCGAACAACGTCAACAACGGATTCAACGCCCCGGACCCTTCGGACGCGCACAACGCCCCGAACGCATCCCAGGCCTCCAAGACAAGCAACCCACCGCAGAACCTACCTCGAACCAGCCAGGAATATGTAATACCAGAAAATACGGCTGCCAACTCACAGACAGCAG gGAAAGGGCTACTCCCCAGGTTGAGAAGGAGAGAATTCTGGGTTATATAA